The genomic window ACAGCCGGCCCTCGGCGGCGTCGGCCGTCCGCTGCTGCCAGAACTCGTCCGGCCTGAGAACCGAGCGCTCGTACGTGTCGAGAAAGGCGATCGGCGCCACCGGGTCACGCAGTGCCGCCAGACGGATCTCCCTGACCGGCTCCCACTCCCCCGCCCGCACACCGCGAATGACATAGTCCATGCGCCGATGGTGCCCCGCGGTGTCCCTCCGGGCAAACGACTTGGGACGCGCCGGTCAGTCGTCCAGCGACAGAGCGTTCCTGGCCCGGTCGACCAGAACTGGGTTGCGCGGCATAGGTCACGCGGGGCAACGTCACCTGACACCTCACGAAGGCGAAGAAGACAATGACGCAGGCTCCACAGGTCGACCACGAGCTCATCCGGGCCGCGGCCCACGTCGCACGCACTCGCTGCCGGGGCGACAACCACACCATGGCGGCCGCGGCCCGTACCCAGGACGGACTGATCGTCACCGCGGTGAACGCCTATCACTTCACCGGAGGGCCCTGCGCCGAGCTGGTTCTCATCGGTACGGCTGCCGCTCAAGGCGCCTACGACCTGGACACCATCGTCGCCGTCGGAGACCGCGACCGGGGGGTCGTTCCCCCGTGTGGACGCTGCCGCCAGGTCCTCCTGGACTACTTTCCGGCTCTGAAGGTCATCGTCGGAGCCGGCTCCCGGCTCAGGACCGTCTCCATCACAGACCTTCTTCCCGAGAGCTACATCTGGGCCGATCACCAGCTCGACTCCGAGGAGACCGAGCCACCCAGCAGCTGACGACACCGGTCAGAAATGAACGGGGCGGGCTCGACCTTTGGCCGGGAACGCAGAAAAGCCCCGTGCCACAAGGGCACGGGGCTTTCCCGGAATAATTGTTCGGCGGCGTCCTACTCTCCCACAGGGTCCCCCCTGCAGTACCATCGGCGCTGAAAGGCTTAGCTTCCGGGTTCGGAATGTAACCGGGCGTTTCCCTAACGCAATGACCACCGAAACACTATGAAATTAACCAACACCGGATGAAAACACGGCCGTTCGTTATTTCAGAACTAACACAGTGGACGCGAGCAACTGAGGACAAGCCCTCGGCCTATTAGTACCAGTCAGCTCCACCCGTTACCGGGCTTCCACATCTGGCCTATCAACCCAGTCGTCTACTGGGAGCCTTAACCACTCAAGGTGGTGGGAATACTCATCTCGAAGCAGGCTTCCCGCTTAGATGCTTTCAGCGGTTATCCTTTCCGAACGTAGCCAACCAGCCATGCCCTTGGCAGGACAACTGGCACACCAGAGGTTCGTCCGTCCCGGTCCTCTCGTACTAGGGACAGCCCTTCTCAATATTCCTACGCGCACAGCGGATAGGGACCGAACTGTCTCACGACGTTCTAAACCCAGCTCGCGTACCGCTTTAATGGGCGAACAGCCCAACCCTTGGGACCGACTCCAGCCCCAGGATGCGACGAGCCGACATCGAGGTGCCAAACCATCCCGTCGATATGGACTCTTGGGGAAGATCAGCCTGTTATCCCCGGGGTACCTTTTATCCGTTGAGCGACAGCGCTTCCACAAGCCACTGCCGGATCACTAGTCCCGACTTTCGTCCCTGCTCGACCCGTCGGTCTCACAGTCAAGCTCCCTTGTGCACTTACACTCAACACCTGATTGCCAACCAGGCTGAGGGAACCTTTGGGCGCCTCCGTTACTCTTTAGGAGGCAACCGCCCCAGTTAAACTACCCATCAGACACTGTCCCTGATCCGGATCACGGACCCAGGTTAGACATCCAGCACGACCAGAGTGGTATTTCAACGGCGACTCCACAACCACTGGCGTGGCTGCTTCAAAGTCTCCCACCTATCCTACACAAGCCGAACCGAACACCAATATCAAACTATAGTAAAGGTCCCGGGGTCTTTCCGTCCTGCTGCGCGAAACGAGCATCTTTACTCGTAGTGCAATTTCACCGGGCCTATGGTTGAGACAGTCGAGAAGTCGTTACGCCATTCGTGCAGGTCGGAACTTACCCGACAAGGAATTTCGCTACCTTAGGATGGTTATAGTTACCACCGCCGTTTACTGGCGCTTAAGTTCTCAGCTTCGCACACCCGAAAGTGCACTAACCGGTCCCCTTAACGTTCCAGCACCGGGCAGGCGTCAGTCCGTATACATCGCCTTACGGCTTCGCACGGACCTGTGTTTTTAGTAAACAGTCGCTTCTCGCTGGTCTCTGCGGCCACCCCCAGCTCATGGAGTAAATCCAATCACCAGTGATGGCCCCCCTTCTCCCGAAGTTACGGGGGCATTTTGCCGAGTTCCTTAACCATAGTTCACCCGAACGCCTCGGTATTCTCTACCTGACTACCTGAGTCGGTTTAGGGTACGGGCCGCCATGAAACTCGCTAGAGGCTTTTCTCGACAGCATAGGATCATCCACTTCACCACAATCGGCTCGGCATCAGGTCTCAGCCTTAATGTGTGACGGATTTGCCTACCACACGGCCTACACCCTTACCCCGGGAACAACCATCGCCCGGGTTGGACTACCTTCCTGCGTCACCCCATCGCTTACCTAGTACAAGTCTGGTTCGTCGGCTCCACCACTACCCTCAACTCCGAAGAGATCGGGCCGGCTTCACGGACTTAGCATCGCCTGATTCAGTATTGGGCGTTTCAAAGCGGGTACCGGAATATCAACCGGTTGTCCATCGACTACGCCTGTCGGCCTCGCCTTAGGTCCCGACTTACCCTGGGCAGATCAGCTTGACCCAGGAACCCTTAGTCAATCGGCGCACACGTTTCTCACGTGTGTATCGCTACTCATGCCTGCATTCTCACTCGTGAACCGTCCACAACTCGCTTCCGCGGCTGCTTCACCCGGCACACGACGCTCCCCTACCCATCCACACAGGCGTTGGCCCTATATGTGTGAATGACACGACTTCGGCGGTACGCTTGAGCCCCGCTACATTGTCGGCGCGGAATCACTTGACCAGTGAGCTATTACGCACTCTTTCAAGGG from Streptomyces sp. NBC_01341 includes these protein-coding regions:
- a CDS encoding cytidine deaminase family protein, whose amino-acid sequence is MTQAPQVDHELIRAAAHVARTRCRGDNHTMAAAARTQDGLIVTAVNAYHFTGGPCAELVLIGTAAAQGAYDLDTIVAVGDRDRGVVPPCGRCRQVLLDYFPALKVIVGAGSRLRTVSITDLLPESYIWADHQLDSEETEPPSS